The genomic segment CGCGAGCCGCTTGACCCGGCCGTGCACCGCCGCCGCGTCGACGCTCACCGACGTCAGCCCGGCCGAGCGCACCCCGAACTCCTCGGTGTCCCGGCATCCGGTCATCACCTCCGAACTGGCGATGAAGGTCTTCGAGGGCACACAGTCCTGGAGCACGCAGGCGCCGCCGGCGCCCTCGGCCTCCACGACGGTCACCTCGGCGTCCAACTGGGCGGCCACCAGGGCCGCCTCGTAGCCGGCCGGCCCGCCGCCGATGATCACGATCCGGCTCACAGTTCTCGCCCCTCCTCGATGCTCACAGTGACTTTCTTCTTCTCAGCTGTCCGACACGCACCGTCGTATTCTCCCCCACCCCCGTGTCGGGCTATCGTCATCGCCGTGCGTCATTACGCCGCGTACGGCTCAAACCTCGATCCCGCCCGGATGCGTGCCTACTGTCCGCATTCACCGATGGTGGGCACCGGCTGGCTGGAAGGCTGGCGGCTCACCTTCGCCGGTGAGGAAGTCATCGGCTGGGAGGGGGCGGTCACCACAATCGTCGAGTCGCCGGGCGACCGGGTCTTCGTCGCACTCTACGACGTGCACCCGTGGGACGCCGCGCAACTCGACGAGGTCGAGGGGGTGGTCGCGGGCACCTACCGCAAGCTCCACGTCCGGGTGGTCACCCTGGACGGTGAGGTCACCGCCTGGGTCTTCGTCTTCACCGGGTACGAGGGCGGGCTGCCCACCGCGTGGTACCTCTCCGAGATCGCCAACGCGGCCGAGAAGGCCGGCGCACCGGACGACTACGTCGCCGAGCTGCGGTCCCGGCCGACCCGGACCGCCTCCGCCTGACCCCTGCGCGACGACGGCGGACCGGTCCCGCCGTCGTCGGCCCGCGTCAG from the Solwaraspora sp. WMMD1047 genome contains:
- a CDS encoding gamma-glutamylcyclotransferase, whose amino-acid sequence is MRHYAAYGSNLDPARMRAYCPHSPMVGTGWLEGWRLTFAGEEVIGWEGAVTTIVESPGDRVFVALYDVHPWDAAQLDEVEGVVAGTYRKLHVRVVTLDGEVTAWVFVFTGYEGGLPTAWYLSEIANAAEKAGAPDDYVAELRSRPTRTASA